From Streptomyces sp. 6-11-2, one genomic window encodes:
- a CDS encoding ABC transporter substrate-binding protein, whose amino-acid sequence MTSQIRSSRTAAGPSRRTVLQGVFGAGAAALAVPSLAACGSGAGSDPKTVTFGSNGGDATPKKAYAAVTDAFQKDSGLTVKTNVVDHDTFQKSISTYLQGTPDDVFTWFAGYRMQYFAKKGLASPIDDVWARIGAGYSDATKQLSKGEDGKYYFVPLYNYPWAVFYRKSVFQQHGYQVPTNWSQFIALAKQMKKDGLSPIASGYGGGDSWSILGAFDYLNLRANGYDFHMSLMRGQVAWTDARAAKTIDLWRELTPYYQTNGGGRSWQDAAQSLLDKKSGMAIIGLFVGQQITDDSLRSDIDFFPFPEIDPAYGQDTVEAPTDGFMLSRRPKNLDGATKFLEFLGGAKAEGVYMGIDPSNVAVNSGAGTGSYNALQKKAAELIASAQHITQFGDRDSDPGFISTVVEPGFTEWLNHPDNGSALLKKIESQRSRFFTA is encoded by the coding sequence ATGACGTCGCAGATCCGCAGCTCTCGGACCGCCGCAGGACCCAGCCGCAGAACGGTGCTCCAGGGGGTGTTCGGTGCCGGGGCGGCCGCCCTGGCCGTGCCCTCTCTTGCCGCCTGCGGCTCGGGGGCCGGGTCCGACCCTAAGACGGTGACCTTCGGATCGAACGGCGGGGACGCCACCCCGAAGAAGGCCTACGCCGCGGTGACGGACGCCTTCCAGAAGGACAGCGGCCTCACGGTCAAGACGAACGTCGTCGACCACGACACCTTCCAGAAGAGCATCTCCACCTACCTCCAGGGCACCCCGGACGACGTCTTCACCTGGTTCGCCGGCTACCGCATGCAGTACTTCGCCAAAAAGGGCCTGGCCAGCCCCATTGACGACGTATGGGCCAGGATAGGCGCCGGCTACAGCGACGCCACCAAGCAGCTGTCCAAGGGCGAGGACGGGAAGTACTACTTCGTACCGCTCTACAACTACCCATGGGCCGTCTTCTACCGCAAGAGCGTCTTCCAGCAGCACGGCTACCAGGTCCCCACCAACTGGAGCCAGTTCATCGCGTTGGCCAAGCAGATGAAGAAGGACGGCCTCTCGCCGATCGCCTCGGGCTACGGCGGCGGCGACAGTTGGAGCATTCTCGGCGCCTTCGACTACCTCAATCTCCGCGCCAACGGCTACGACTTCCACATGTCCCTGATGAGGGGCCAGGTCGCCTGGACGGACGCTCGCGCGGCCAAGACCATCGACCTGTGGCGCGAGCTCACCCCCTACTACCAGACCAACGGCGGCGGCCGCTCCTGGCAGGACGCCGCGCAGTCACTGCTCGACAAGAAGTCCGGAATGGCGATCATCGGTCTCTTCGTCGGCCAGCAGATCACCGACGACTCCCTCCGCTCCGACATCGACTTCTTCCCCTTCCCGGAGATCGACCCGGCCTACGGTCAGGACACGGTCGAGGCGCCGACCGACGGTTTCATGCTCAGCCGCAGGCCGAAGAACCTCGACGGCGCCACCAAGTTCCTCGAGTTCCTCGGCGGCGCGAAGGCCGAAGGCGTCTACATGGGCATCGACCCGAGCAACGTGGCCGTCAACTCCGGTGCCGGAACAGGTTCGTACAACGCCCTGCAGAAGAAGGCCGCCGAACTCATCGCGAGCGCCCAGCACATCACCCAGTTCGGTGACCGCGACAGCGATCCGGGATTCATCTCCACTGTGGTCGAGCCCGGCTTCACCGAATGGCTGAACCACCCCGACAACGGCTCAGCCCTGCTCAAGAAGATCGAGTCGCAGCGCTCTCGCTTCTTCACGGCCTGA
- a CDS encoding ROK family transcriptional regulator, giving the protein MRSTPSPEATPPMTPAASLVFTTLLSHGPLTRAETGRRTGLSPAAVTKAVRPLMELGYLAEGVDEGARPAVGRPAGLVRVEAGRAMFIGIKVTGDEIIAVLADLCCRIRIARCVPLTGREPETVLPALTSLVQELLTEADGFGVRVRGLGLAISGDVDRANGVVRYSPFLEWRDVPLAEIVGTATGLPVTVDNDVRALTVAEHWFGAGVGLLNFALVTVGAGIGCGLVVHGRVVSGAHGVAGEIGHLSLDPLGPLCHCGNRGCVEAIAADPAILRAVREATGKDVTAATEALDLAHSGDLDVRAVYAQAGEAIGKAIGSLVNILGSERVIISGEGLAAYDLFAEGIRDAFAASAFGTASQCDVMTRPLPFEEWARGAAATAIQSFIGSDTYEE; this is encoded by the coding sequence ATGCGCTCGACCCCCTCCCCCGAGGCGACCCCGCCGATGACGCCGGCCGCTTCCCTCGTCTTCACCACCCTGCTGTCCCACGGTCCGCTCACCCGGGCCGAGACGGGGCGGCGGACCGGGCTCTCCCCGGCCGCCGTCACCAAGGCGGTCCGTCCGCTGATGGAGCTCGGCTATCTGGCCGAGGGCGTGGACGAAGGAGCGCGGCCCGCTGTGGGACGTCCGGCCGGCCTGGTGCGGGTGGAGGCGGGGAGGGCGATGTTCATCGGGATCAAGGTGACAGGCGACGAGATCATCGCTGTCCTGGCCGACCTGTGCTGCCGTATCCGGATCGCCCGGTGCGTACCGCTCACGGGCCGCGAACCTGAGACAGTCCTCCCCGCCCTCACCTCCCTGGTGCAGGAGTTGCTCACAGAGGCCGATGGATTCGGCGTGCGGGTGCGGGGGTTGGGCCTCGCGATCTCGGGAGACGTGGACCGCGCCAACGGAGTCGTCCGCTACTCGCCCTTCCTGGAGTGGCGGGACGTACCACTCGCCGAGATCGTCGGGACCGCGACCGGGCTGCCGGTCACGGTCGACAACGACGTGCGGGCGCTCACGGTCGCCGAGCACTGGTTCGGGGCCGGAGTCGGACTCTTGAACTTCGCCTTGGTGACCGTGGGCGCCGGCATCGGCTGTGGCCTGGTGGTGCACGGACGGGTGGTGTCGGGCGCGCACGGCGTGGCCGGCGAGATCGGGCATCTGTCCCTCGACCCGCTCGGCCCGCTCTGCCACTGCGGCAACCGGGGGTGCGTGGAGGCGATCGCGGCGGACCCCGCGATTCTCCGCGCAGTGCGCGAGGCCACGGGCAAGGACGTGACCGCTGCGACCGAGGCGCTGGACCTGGCCCACAGCGGGGACCTCGATGTCCGAGCGGTCTACGCACAGGCCGGCGAGGCCATCGGCAAGGCCATCGGCTCCTTGGTGAACATCCTCGGTTCCGAGCGGGTGATCATCTCCGGGGAGGGCCTGGCCGCCTACGACCTTTTCGCCGAGGGCATCCGGGACGCGTTCGCCGCGTCCGCCTTCGGTACTGCTTCGCAGTGCGACGTGATGACACGTCCCCTGCCCTTCGAGGAGTGGGCGCGCGGGGCCGCGGCAACCGCGATCCAGTCCTTCATCGGATCAGACACGTACGAGGAGTAG
- a CDS encoding alpha-galactosidase, giving the protein MSEISFEPASGVWLLSTARTSYAMRIDRTGAPCHLAWGPRLPLAAAGHLVPPQAGEISSFEGRSPAGEELPVDGGARYGAPSLRVRFADGTRAFEWAHLGHRISESAPGTTELALEFRDRHHPLAVTLHYRVHDDTDVIERWTVLRNTGQQPIAVLRADSAAWTLSPRDDYRISHVTGQWSAEGLLHREPVPHGETVLTSRRGITSHHANPWLMLDAGDATEDRGEVWSAALAWSGSWHLIVQRTPDGRASFTGGAGHDGAELPLGPGEEYATPRFAAMYTDRGFGAASRAWHAYVLAHVLPHPDETRPVLFNSWEATGFDVDEASQKALATQAAKLGVELYVVDDGWFRGRRDDTAGLGDWAPDPKRLPQGLGPLVEEVHRLGMQFGLWVEPEMVNPDSDLYRAHPDWVLHFPHRTRTELRNQLVLNFARDDIAEWAYGWLTRLVADNGIDFLKWDMNRAFSEAGWPAREDGQDLLWTRYVHNLYDVIDRLRADHPGLRIETCSGGGGRVDLGILSRTDQAWPSDNTDAVDRVSIQHGFSQIYPARVMAAWVTDVPNQLTSRSVPLRYRFHVAMAGVLAVGGDLARWTPEELAQGAELVAQYKRVRHIVQHGIQHRLRGPVDDGPTAVQYTTPDRREVFVLVWQRALRHGTPRPVLRLAGLDPAARYRDAATGAEHHASVLTGYGITPELPVGDWCSTSLHLIRVDDVAADGTGPTS; this is encoded by the coding sequence ATGTCTGAGATCTCCTTCGAACCGGCCTCCGGCGTCTGGCTGCTCTCCACCGCGCGCACGTCGTACGCGATGCGGATCGATCGCACCGGGGCCCCCTGTCACCTCGCTTGGGGACCTCGGCTGCCCCTTGCGGCGGCGGGCCACCTCGTGCCTCCTCAGGCCGGGGAGATCAGCAGCTTCGAGGGCCGCTCACCGGCCGGCGAGGAGTTGCCGGTCGACGGTGGGGCCCGGTACGGAGCGCCGTCCCTCCGGGTGCGGTTCGCCGACGGCACCCGTGCCTTCGAGTGGGCGCACCTGGGCCACCGGATCAGCGAATCGGCGCCCGGTACGACGGAACTCGCCCTGGAGTTCCGCGACCGCCACCACCCGCTGGCGGTCACCCTCCACTACCGTGTCCACGACGACACAGACGTCATCGAGCGTTGGACCGTGCTGCGTAACACCGGACAGCAACCGATCGCCGTGCTGCGCGCGGATTCGGCCGCTTGGACGCTGTCGCCGCGCGACGACTACCGGATCAGTCATGTCACGGGCCAGTGGTCGGCGGAGGGCCTGCTGCACCGGGAGCCGGTGCCGCACGGCGAGACCGTGCTCACCAGTCGGCGCGGCATCACCAGCCACCACGCGAACCCGTGGCTGATGCTGGACGCCGGCGATGCCACCGAGGACCGGGGCGAGGTGTGGAGCGCCGCCCTGGCCTGGAGCGGAAGCTGGCACCTCATCGTGCAGCGCACGCCCGACGGACGTGCGTCCTTCACGGGCGGAGCCGGGCATGACGGAGCGGAACTGCCACTCGGCCCGGGCGAGGAATACGCGACCCCGCGCTTCGCGGCCATGTACACCGACCGCGGCTTCGGCGCGGCGAGCCGCGCCTGGCACGCGTACGTCCTGGCCCATGTGCTCCCGCACCCGGACGAGACGCGCCCCGTGCTGTTCAACTCCTGGGAGGCCACCGGCTTCGATGTCGACGAAGCCAGTCAGAAGGCGCTTGCGACCCAGGCGGCGAAGCTGGGCGTGGAGCTCTACGTCGTCGACGACGGCTGGTTCCGAGGCCGCCGCGACGACACCGCCGGTCTCGGCGACTGGGCACCGGACCCCAAGCGGCTCCCCCAGGGGTTGGGGCCGCTGGTCGAGGAGGTCCACCGGCTCGGGATGCAATTCGGCCTGTGGGTGGAGCCCGAGATGGTCAACCCGGACAGCGACCTCTACCGCGCGCACCCCGACTGGGTGTTGCACTTCCCGCACCGCACCCGCACGGAACTGCGCAACCAACTGGTGCTCAACTTCGCGCGTGACGACATCGCCGAGTGGGCGTACGGATGGCTGACCCGGTTGGTCGCGGACAACGGAATCGACTTCCTCAAGTGGGACATGAACCGAGCCTTCAGCGAGGCCGGCTGGCCCGCCCGTGAAGACGGCCAAGACCTCCTGTGGACGCGGTACGTGCACAACCTCTACGACGTCATCGACCGCCTGCGAGCGGACCACCCCGGGCTGCGGATCGAAACCTGCAGCGGTGGCGGCGGTCGCGTCGACCTCGGCATCCTCTCCCGTACGGACCAGGCGTGGCCGTCCGACAACACCGACGCGGTGGACCGCGTCTCCATCCAGCACGGCTTCAGCCAGATCTACCCGGCACGGGTGATGGCGGCGTGGGTGACGGATGTGCCCAACCAGCTCACCAGCCGCTCGGTGCCGCTGCGTTACCGCTTCCATGTCGCGATGGCGGGGGTCCTGGCGGTAGGCGGCGACCTCGCACGCTGGACACCAGAGGAATTGGCTCAAGGCGCGGAACTGGTGGCGCAGTACAAGAGGGTCCGTCACATCGTGCAGCACGGCATCCAGCACCGGCTGCGCGGTCCCGTCGACGACGGCCCGACCGCGGTGCAGTACACCACCCCGGACCGCCGGGAGGTCTTCGTGCTGGTGTGGCAGCGGGCACTCCGCCACGGCACGCCGCGCCCCGTCCTCAGGCTCGCCGGCCTGGATCCCGCCGCGCGCTACCGGGATGCCGCTACCGGCGCCGAGCATCACGCGTCCGTACTGACCGGGTACGGGATCACACCCGAGCTGCCGGTCGGGGACTGGTGCAGTACCTCCCTGCACCTGATCAGGGTGGACGACGTGGCGGCCGACGGCACCGGCCCGACGTCATGA
- a CDS encoding carbohydrate-binding protein gives MGVDKGSPADATVVVDPSTTRQKYSGIGFSVDETSVSNLWKLTPAQRDAAIRLLVDPKNGAGLDRFRLTIGSPDLIEHLPFWSEDDLPAGVTEDFGLKHFSIQRDIDLHIVDTVKLIQRYNPKATFFASAWSAPAWMKTNNRFTGEVALKPGSTTDYYQVGKLRDDCIDVFARYYVKFVQAYAKHGIRVDALTLLNEPGMDVVYPAMDISVAQQQKLALAIKREVRAARLNTQLHVHDFNFWDWRDPNSTATKNYHRIFDDAPDGSVTGKQVRNAADAIAFHPYWGDPRVMRDAYEQTGKPVHLTETSDLSPSTLLSDFRLDAGSYILWAQTTDQDGGTLHWTPARDNNIDWEKVAATTKWPNRLVTVNTTTKDFTVRDELYDMGQFAKYLSPGDVRVESSAAEHGVSNVVFRSGADKFVAVLGNRNSTDSRVRIVVAGQSFVVTVPAGSFATYRWQGSAPSGRHNHAPDLGPTADVVVDQYSTVRLQLRATDRDGDRLAYYATELPDGVTIDPVTGLVTIHPTTAGEQDMTFYATDGRARDQVSVHLTVRPHAVPMGEKIEAEGYIEQHGWTADGSNFIESNAAASGGKNVGWTATGNWLKYRIDVAQAGTYDLESRVANGTGTTAPNALSLRDQSGATLATVSVPATDGWASYQSVHVPVTLAAGEQTITVYCETGGFNLDFLRFTE, from the coding sequence ATGGGTGTCGACAAGGGCTCCCCTGCCGATGCCACCGTGGTCGTCGATCCGAGCACCACCCGGCAGAAATACTCAGGCATCGGCTTCTCCGTGGACGAGACGAGCGTCTCCAACCTGTGGAAGCTCACCCCCGCCCAGCGTGATGCGGCCATCCGGCTTCTGGTCGACCCCAAGAACGGCGCGGGTCTCGACCGGTTCCGGTTGACGATCGGCAGCCCCGACCTCATCGAACATCTCCCGTTCTGGTCGGAGGACGACCTCCCCGCCGGCGTCACGGAGGACTTCGGCCTCAAGCACTTCTCCATCCAGCGGGACATCGACCTTCACATCGTCGACACCGTCAAGCTCATTCAGCGCTACAACCCGAAGGCCACGTTCTTCGCCTCCGCGTGGAGCGCACCGGCGTGGATGAAGACGAACAACCGGTTCACCGGCGAGGTCGCGCTGAAGCCCGGGAGCACCACGGACTACTACCAGGTCGGCAAGTTGCGCGACGACTGCATCGATGTGTTCGCGCGCTACTACGTCAAGTTCGTCCAGGCCTACGCGAAGCACGGAATCCGCGTCGACGCCCTGACACTGCTGAACGAGCCGGGCATGGACGTGGTCTACCCGGCCATGGACATCAGCGTCGCCCAGCAGCAGAAGCTGGCCCTGGCGATCAAACGTGAAGTCCGGGCCGCGCGGCTGAACACCCAGCTCCACGTCCACGACTTCAACTTCTGGGACTGGCGTGATCCCAACAGCACGGCCACCAAGAACTACCACCGCATCTTCGACGACGCCCCCGACGGCTCGGTGACCGGCAAGCAGGTCCGGAACGCGGCGGACGCCATCGCCTTCCACCCCTACTGGGGGGACCCGCGTGTGATGCGCGACGCTTACGAACAGACTGGGAAGCCGGTCCACCTCACGGAGACGAGCGACCTCTCACCCTCGACGCTCCTCAGCGACTTCCGCCTGGATGCCGGGTCATACATCCTGTGGGCCCAAACCACGGATCAGGACGGCGGAACGCTGCACTGGACACCCGCGCGGGACAACAACATCGACTGGGAGAAGGTCGCCGCCACCACCAAGTGGCCGAACCGGCTGGTCACGGTGAACACGACGACCAAGGATTTCACCGTCCGCGACGAGTTGTACGACATGGGGCAGTTCGCCAAGTACCTTTCCCCCGGTGACGTGCGCGTCGAGTCCAGCGCCGCAGAACACGGCGTCAGCAACGTGGTCTTCCGCTCCGGTGCCGACAAGTTCGTCGCCGTCCTCGGCAACAGGAACAGCACCGACAGCAGGGTCCGCATCGTCGTCGCCGGACAGTCGTTCGTGGTGACCGTCCCGGCCGGCTCCTTTGCCACCTACCGGTGGCAGGGCAGCGCTCCCTCGGGCCGCCACAACCACGCCCCCGACCTCGGCCCGACCGCCGATGTGGTCGTCGACCAGTACAGCACCGTGCGCCTTCAGTTGCGGGCCACCGACCGCGACGGGGACCGGCTGGCCTACTACGCCACCGAACTGCCCGACGGCGTCACCATCGACCCGGTCACCGGCCTGGTCACCATCCACCCGACCACAGCCGGTGAGCAGGACATGACCTTCTACGCCACCGACGGCAGGGCGCGCGACCAGGTGAGCGTCCACCTGACTGTGCGGCCGCACGCGGTCCCGATGGGCGAGAAGATCGAGGCCGAAGGCTACATCGAACAGCACGGCTGGACCGCAGACGGCAGCAACTTCATCGAGAGCAACGCCGCGGCCAGCGGAGGCAAGAACGTGGGCTGGACGGCCACCGGCAACTGGCTCAAGTACCGCATCGACGTGGCGCAGGCAGGAACCTACGATCTCGAGTCGCGCGTCGCCAACGGCACCGGGACCACCGCACCGAACGCCCTGTCCCTGCGTGATCAGAGCGGAGCCACGCTGGCAACCGTGTCGGTGCCTGCCACGGATGGCTGGGCGAGTTACCAGTCCGTGCACGTGCCCGTGACCCTCGCAGCCGGGGAACAGACGATCACCGTCTACTGCGAAACGGGCGGCTTCAACCTGGACTTCCTACGGTTCACCGAGTAG
- a CDS encoding DUF11 domain-containing protein, translating to MSVFRHGRGRAGASRSTEGMGGMFRLLLRARARNTGAVMMARLVVLAIVLATVWTATVQRAYVAQVNDGKAPMIGTFTTTGLTEPSGTATTDPSGTDNTGSTGLTFTVTPVNKPSLTISKRHADAFTRGKDGVYTITVGNVTAVGPTNGTKVTVHDILPAGLRADRITGGGWHCILATLTCTRSDVLPAGHSYPPVTVKVDVSCNARARVTNSATVTGGGDTTTHTATDTTTIKRREHHGHDGRHDHCDRHDR from the coding sequence ATGTCGGTGTTCAGGCATGGGAGAGGGCGGGCTGGAGCAAGCCGCAGCACGGAAGGCATGGGCGGCATGTTTCGCTTGCTGCTGAGGGCGCGGGCCCGCAATACGGGGGCGGTCATGATGGCCAGGCTGGTCGTCCTGGCGATCGTCCTGGCCACAGTCTGGACCGCCACGGTTCAGCGCGCCTACGTCGCCCAGGTCAACGACGGGAAGGCGCCGATGATCGGCACCTTCACCACCACCGGCCTCACCGAACCCAGTGGCACCGCCACCACAGACCCCAGCGGCACCGACAACACCGGCAGTACCGGCCTCACATTTACGGTCACCCCAGTCAACAAACCCTCCCTGACCATCAGCAAAAGGCACGCGGACGCCTTCACCCGGGGCAAGGACGGCGTTTACACCATCACTGTGGGTAACGTCACCGCGGTCGGCCCGACCAATGGCACCAAGGTCACCGTCCACGACATCCTGCCCGCAGGTCTTCGGGCCGACAGGATCACCGGCGGGGGCTGGCACTGCATTCTGGCCACCCTCACCTGCACACGCAGTGACGTCTTGCCTGCCGGGCACAGCTACCCGCCCGTCACCGTGAAGGTCGACGTCTCCTGCAACGCCCGTGCACGGGTCACCAACTCCGCTACCGTCACTGGAGGCGGTGACACCACCACCCACACCGCCACCGACACCACCACGATCAAGCGCCGCGAGCACCACGGGCACGACGGGCGTCACGACCACTGCGATCGCCACGACCGCTGA
- the zwf gene encoding glucose-6-phosphate dehydrogenase has protein sequence MTRPDNHLIVLFGATGDLAKRKLLPGLFHLARAGLLPDGYRIVGSSTSRSALSDDAFRAHAHDAIATFGPSEPSGPEWQSFEESLSFAAAEPEDPGPLLAAVRSAEESLGGQPRRLFHLAVPPSAFESMIGMLGGTNLAENAKVIVEKPFGTDLASARALNETIHAVFDESRIFRIDHFLGKESVDNILALRFANGLFEPIWNRDHISHVQIDVPETLGLEGRAGFYERTGAFRDMIVTHLIQVLGIVAMEPPVSLGAQPLRDEKAKVFEALRPIEPAHAVRGQYEGYRDEPGVTQDSQTETFAALRLEVDNWRWAGVPFHLRSGKNLAQHREVITLGLREPPLRMFRTDLSHHEKNTGNKIVIDFGDPGWIAARFLAKEPGPTMRLGPATMTFRYADSFCQKYELEGYERLLLDAMFGDQSLFTRADEIEHIWAASTPLLENPPPPQPYAVGSWGPDPAVSELIAPHQWNLPDADDAMR, from the coding sequence GTGACACGCCCAGACAACCACCTGATCGTGCTCTTCGGCGCCACCGGCGACCTCGCCAAGCGCAAACTGCTCCCTGGCCTGTTCCACCTCGCCAGGGCAGGCCTCCTCCCGGACGGCTACCGCATTGTGGGCTCGAGTACCTCCCGGTCCGCGCTGAGCGACGACGCGTTCCGCGCACACGCGCACGATGCCATCGCCACCTTCGGCCCGTCCGAGCCGTCCGGGCCGGAGTGGCAGTCCTTCGAGGAGTCATTGTCCTTCGCCGCCGCCGAGCCCGAAGATCCCGGCCCGCTGCTCGCGGCCGTACGGTCGGCCGAGGAGTCCCTCGGCGGGCAGCCACGCCGACTGTTCCACCTGGCCGTCCCTCCCTCCGCGTTCGAATCCATGATCGGAATGCTTGGCGGCACCAACTTGGCAGAAAACGCGAAGGTGATCGTGGAGAAGCCCTTCGGTACCGATCTCGCCTCCGCGCGCGCACTCAACGAGACGATCCATGCCGTCTTCGACGAATCCCGCATCTTCCGCATCGACCACTTTCTGGGCAAGGAGTCGGTGGACAACATCCTCGCCCTCCGCTTCGCCAACGGCCTGTTCGAGCCCATCTGGAACCGAGACCACATCAGCCATGTGCAGATCGACGTACCCGAGACGCTCGGCCTCGAGGGTCGAGCCGGCTTCTACGAACGCACTGGAGCCTTCCGGGACATGATCGTCACGCATCTGATCCAGGTGCTCGGCATCGTGGCCATGGAACCACCTGTCTCGCTCGGTGCCCAGCCATTGCGTGACGAGAAGGCCAAGGTCTTCGAGGCACTGCGCCCCATCGAACCCGCCCACGCCGTACGCGGACAGTACGAGGGCTACCGTGACGAGCCGGGTGTCACGCAGGATTCGCAGACCGAGACGTTCGCCGCGCTACGACTGGAAGTGGACAACTGGCGGTGGGCCGGAGTCCCGTTCCACCTGCGCTCCGGCAAGAACCTGGCACAGCACCGAGAGGTGATCACCCTCGGCCTGCGAGAGCCGCCCCTGAGGATGTTCCGTACCGATCTTTCCCATCACGAGAAGAACACAGGCAACAAGATAGTGATCGACTTCGGGGACCCCGGGTGGATCGCCGCCCGCTTCCTCGCGAAGGAACCCGGCCCCACCATGCGACTCGGACCGGCAACGATGACCTTCCGCTACGCTGACTCCTTCTGCCAGAAGTACGAACTCGAAGGCTACGAACGGTTGCTCCTGGACGCCATGTTCGGCGACCAGTCGCTGTTCACGCGGGCCGACGAAATTGAGCACATCTGGGCGGCATCGACCCCCCTGCTCGAGAACCCACCGCCGCCCCAGCCGTACGCCGTCGGCTCATGGGGCCCGGACCCGGCCGTCAGCGAACTGATCGCACCTCATCAGTGGAATCTGCCGGATGCCGACGACGCGATGCGGTGA
- a CDS encoding amidohydrolase family protein — protein sequence MPGKIALEEHFNLPELSGELPEYVNPDMMRDVSRRLTDLGAERLAEMDAAGIDYSLLSLTAPGIQGETDPGRAVTRARQVNDKLAEFVAANPNRYGGLAALPMQDPAAATTELERCVNELGFHGVMLNGFTNINDANTGWYYDHDRFLPFWERLEAVGVPLYLHPRDPLPGNQGIYEGHPELFGAVWTFTVETSTHALRLMTSGLLDRFPNLTLILGHLGETLPFNIWRIDHRAAMMGDLIKYKKPLTHYLHNNFYVTTSGNFHTQTLNATMAEMGSDRVLYSSDYPYESMREASEWFDNAAISDNDRVKVGHTNARRLFTKLPEQIGKRA from the coding sequence ATGCCCGGCAAAATCGCCCTCGAAGAGCACTTCAACCTCCCGGAGCTCTCCGGGGAACTCCCGGAGTACGTCAACCCCGACATGATGAGGGACGTCTCCCGGCGTCTGACCGATCTGGGGGCAGAGCGGCTGGCCGAGATGGACGCCGCCGGTATCGACTACTCACTGCTGTCACTGACCGCGCCCGGCATCCAAGGGGAGACCGACCCGGGGCGTGCCGTCACCCGCGCCCGGCAGGTCAATGACAAGCTGGCCGAGTTCGTGGCCGCGAACCCCAACCGCTACGGCGGGCTCGCCGCCCTGCCCATGCAGGACCCCGCCGCGGCCACGACCGAGCTGGAACGCTGTGTGAACGAACTCGGTTTCCACGGCGTGATGCTCAACGGCTTCACCAACATCAATGATGCCAATACCGGTTGGTACTACGACCACGACCGCTTCCTGCCCTTCTGGGAGCGCCTCGAGGCGGTCGGCGTGCCGCTCTACTTGCACCCGCGCGACCCGCTGCCGGGCAACCAGGGCATCTACGAGGGGCACCCGGAGCTGTTCGGCGCAGTGTGGACCTTCACCGTCGAGACCTCCACCCACGCTCTGCGTCTGATGACCAGCGGCCTGCTCGACCGGTTCCCCAATCTCACGCTCATCCTCGGCCACCTGGGCGAGACGCTGCCGTTCAACATCTGGCGCATCGACCACCGCGCAGCCATGATGGGTGACCTGATCAAGTACAAGAAGCCGCTGACCCACTACCTGCACAACAACTTCTACGTCACGACCAGCGGCAACTTCCACACCCAGACACTCAACGCGACCATGGCCGAGATGGGCTCCGACCGGGTGCTGTACTCCAGCGACTACCCCTACGAGTCCATGCGCGAGGCCTCCGAGTGGTTCGACAACGCCGCCATCAGTGACAACGACCGAGTCAAGGTCGGCCACACAAACGCCAGGCGCCTGTTCACCAAGCTGCCGGAACAGATCGGCAAGAGAGCCTGA
- a CDS encoding DUF302 domain-containing protein, with protein sequence MTTETAFIDHPARRLVVALPDPYDAAREHYEALVPEVDLPRFFQMASWQATLELAEINAPHGFMRYYRSDITAVMAGSPSSWKATQYLMGNHTIAERMFRHDPSIMVHAPLRTLLYADPDGDTKLAVDQPSLLFASYGNPRIADVGRELDALLAQLVTLLGGDAPPQL encoded by the coding sequence ATGACCACGGAAACCGCCTTCATCGACCACCCCGCCCGGCGGCTCGTTGTGGCGCTCCCCGACCCCTACGACGCAGCGCGCGAGCACTACGAAGCCCTCGTCCCCGAGGTCGACCTGCCCCGCTTCTTCCAGATGGCCTCCTGGCAGGCCACGCTCGAGCTCGCCGAGATCAACGCCCCGCATGGTTTCATGCGCTACTACCGCAGCGACATCACCGCCGTCATGGCCGGCTCGCCGTCCTCCTGGAAGGCCACGCAGTACCTGATGGGCAACCACACCATCGCCGAACGCATGTTCCGCCACGACCCGTCGATTATGGTGCACGCACCACTGAGGACCCTGCTCTACGCGGACCCCGACGGCGACACCAAACTCGCCGTCGACCAGCCCAGCCTGCTGTTCGCCAGCTACGGCAATCCTCGGATCGCCGACGTCGGCCGCGAACTCGACGCCCTCCTCGCCCAGTTGGTCACCCTGCTCGGTGGCGACGCACCTCCCCAGTTGTGA